One Bombus fervidus isolate BK054 chromosome 5, iyBomFerv1, whole genome shotgun sequence DNA window includes the following coding sequences:
- the LOC139987262 gene encoding uncharacterized protein, giving the protein MDLLLLFLLSSTITSTYVQGYEKNNDPNDEPFLPIYPVYPYSPKLIKRGIEKDTTVTQPSPELYAPKVDAKDSYSVSFSANHPRDPYNSNYNPYTKIPSSSTYAYYGSVPYTYPTSPYNTYNSYSSPYTIPASSYSTMPYSTAYPNYYYQSPYYYADYYNRPLFPPPPLPPPAIDYSGEKYSDMESNGRNKDKKLGGDNNYRSNDAQFVDGANYISANSKDLDSQSSTQKTSSFQNQLEQTNSILIKNIPIPLPKTTYRVISVAGQPVGPDYPLPASYVNAQQMEELMNHHDLVKLLAQNLQHVPEYPARESTKNSVIIAYDDQDVNQNERSKNTRYVPASNIIAKTGLTYVVNPTVLRKLNVGGTNAQIVQAGKSQLKNMKYSSLAPDVYTGIEKPEEDQTESNEYKKYENYENSSSQDIQDDYASDKQQQNYDINPVQSYQNQNYVTRQTPRGYNYRYTSYNPSQTTSQRQSQQYQNNLDNANFGVKTKKA; this is encoded by the exons ATGGACTTGTTG CTATTGTTTCTACTGTCGTCGACGATTACGTCGACTTACGTTCAAGGATACGAGAAGAACAACGATCCAAATGATGAGCCCTTTCTACCGATATATCCGGTTTATCCCTACAGtcctaaattaattaaaagaggAATCGAGAAAGACACCACCGTTACGCAGCCATCTCCGGAATTGTACGCGCCCAAAGTCGATGCCAAGGACTCCTATAGCGTCAGCTTCAGCGCTAATCACCCTCGAGATCCTTACAATTCTAATTACAACCCATATACCAAGATTCCTTCGTCATCTACTTACGCATACTACGGTTCCGTTCCATATACATACCCGACAAGTCCTTACAACACATACAATTCCTACTCGTCCCCGTACACGATACCTGCGTCCTCTTATTCAACAATGCCTTACTCGACCGCCTATcctaattattattaccaaTCTCCCTATTATTATGCCGATTACTATAACCGGCCATTATTTCCGCCGCCACCATTACCACCACCTGCTATCGATTACTCTGGTGAGAAGTATTCCGACATGGAATCTAACGGCAGAAATAAAGACAAGAAACTCGGCGGTGATAACAACTACAGGAGTAACGACGCTCAATTCGTCGATGGAGCCAACTACATTTCTGCAAATTCGAAGGATCTCGATAGTCAATCAAGCACGCAGAAAACGAGCAGTTTCCAGAATCAGTTGGAACAAACGAACAGCATcctgattaaaaatattccaattccaTTACCGAAAACGACCTACAGAGTAATCAGCGTTGCGGGACAACCGGTAGGTCCTGATTATCCTTTGCCAGCATCTTACGTGAATGCTCAGCAAATGGAAGAGCTTATGAATCATCACGATTTGGTCAAGCTATTGGCTCAAAATTTGCAACACGTTCCCGAATATCCTGCACGCGAATCGACCAAAAACAGCGTGATCATCGCGTACGACGATCAAGACGTGAACCAAAACGAACGAAGCAAAAATACGCGTTACGTTCCTGCTTCGAATATAATCGCCAAGACTGGTTTAACTTACGTCGTAAATCCTACGGTTCTTAGGAAATTGAACGTTGGAGGAACAAATGCTCAAATCGTACAGGCAGGGAAATCTCAATTGAAAAACATGAAGTATTCGTCCTTAGCCCCAGACGTGTATACAGGGATCGAGAAGCCCGAAGAAGATCAAACCGAGTCGAACGAGTACAAGAAGTACGAAAATTACGAGAACTCGTCCTCTCAAGATATCCAAGACGATTACGCGTCTGATAAACAGCAgcagaattacgatataaatccGGTCCAGTCTTATCAGAATCAAAATTATGTCACGAGGCAAACGCCTCGTGGGTACAATTACCGGTATACCAGCTATAACCCATCGCAAACGACCTCTCAGCGGCAATCGCAGCAGTACCAGAATAATTTGGACAATGCAAATTTCGGCGTTAAAACGAAAAAGGCGTAA
- the LOC139987310 gene encoding uncharacterized protein, producing the protein MKFYLMLGLLCIGANGEKKINLEDIERDNLRVEGISKSGITRTEQSKFLTKPEFSQQHYQVPNQYHGPPTSSSVTYVTPLPAQNFQPETYVHPNKYAAKEQVYQRQNNISPQQILPQRYYNEYQQQPSLPPKGITSNAYESEELTYQPEVNIGNQLQAAQQKTVSANFARNVNKEPVYIDIPTMHLLTYYPNLDVSSGKSGLLVPRLTTAATNHISIPVYTSTLNQKPIVAAKQTYQIQYAPKYNSAPAASSTKVTKGAVYTTPVNSKKFSNSALFSVPTYAPSDQTYAQGRQLLYTQAYIAPSQPQYVSQLVYTQPATVYMHATPVYSDVYARPPNYDQDNSLQGSVKYTAPLEELHSAASIADELPNQGLGQQNSQSVTQNYVKDPEEPNTDLVPPQIPPQDFKSSATSLTPVSSHDEELVPEQNYVGSSEPRSLLDSYVPSNVIAAQDTSKYQERPIKLERGFLPSKENFLYKKRKID; encoded by the exons ATG aaattttatttgatgcTGGGCTTGCTGTGCATCGGTGCGAATGGAGAAAAGAAGATCAACTTGGAGGACATAGAAAGGGATAATTTAAGAGTGGAAGGTATATCGAAATCCGGTATTACACGGACGGAGCAATCAAAATTTCTTACAAAGCCAGAATTTAGCCAACAACACTACCAAGTACCGAATCAGTATCATGGACCACCGACTAGTTCATCGGTTACGTACGTAACCCCACTTCCAGCGCAAAAT TTCCAGCCAGAAACGTACGTTCACCCTAACAAGTACGCGGCGAAAGAACAAGTTTACCAGCGGCAAAACAACATCTCGCCGCAACAAATATTACCACAGCGATATTACAACGAATACCAACAGCAGCCGTCATTGCCCCCGAAAGGAATCACGTCAAATGCCTACGAGTCGGAAGAATTGACTTACCAACCGGAAGTGAATATTGGCAATCAGTTGCAGGCTGCACAACAAAAAACAGTTTCGGCGAACTTCGCGAGAAACGTGAATAAAG aaCCGGTATACATCGACATCCCCACGATGCATCTTCTGACTTATTACCCGAATTTAGACGTAAGTTCCGGTAAAAGCGGATTATTGGTACCGCGATTAACCACAGCAGCGACCAATCATATATCTATCCCTGTCTATACGTCAACGCTAAATCAAAAGCCAATAGTAGCGGCGAAGCAAACTTACCAAATACAGTACGCACCAAAATACAATAGCGCACCTGCTGCTTCTTCGACCAAG gTTACGAAGGGTGCGGTTTATACAACTCCCGTTAACTCAAAGAAATTCTCCAACTCTGCGTTATTCAGCGTGCCAACTTACGCACCATCGGATCAAACGTATGCCCAAGGAAGACAACTTTTATATACACAAGCGTACATTGCTCCGTCCCAGCCACAGTACGTTTCCCAGCTAGTGTACACTCAACCAGCAACGGTTTATATGCATGCCACGCCAGTTTACAGTGACGTTTACGCTCGTCCACCTAACTACGATCAAGATAACTCTTTGCAAGGCAGCGTGAAATACACCGCGCCGCTTGAAGAGTTGCATTCCGCGGCATCAATTGCTGATGAGCTGCCGAATCAAGGTCTGGGGCAGCAAAACAGTCAGAGCGTGACTCAGAATTACGTCAAG GATCCGGAAGAACCAAATACCGATCTAGTACCACCTCAAATACCACCGCAGGATTTCAAATCCAGTGCCACGTCTTTGACGCCCGTCTCGTCGCACGACGAAGAACTTGTTCCAGAACAAAATTACGTGGGTTCGTCCGAGCCTAGATCATTGTTAGACTCGTACGTTCCAAGCAACGTGATCGCAGCCCAAGATACTTCCAA ATATCAAGAGAGGCCGATAAAGCTGGAAAGGGGTTTTCTTCcatcgaaagaaaatttcttatacAAGAAACGCAAGATCGATTAA
- the LOC139987232 gene encoding uncharacterized protein, whose product MKILVIHIPMVLLIIGFCSSNVAGMSLASKADDDPEYGSTISSPLDDIDDAIPKKSDSKDEEDRSDDLPILPPIILLDFGNDTEDENITSEEKSKRTVNSGLGYGLNTNTIQMRRYNYYFPAGKSGTTVSIEESISPFLPKTIIERVQPSNQKGHFGTQQNSFATSFSEINGQGQANIRYLNFHRPTKPESVFGLRTKPQKAATSSSSESYRNFFTTSKPPVSSFAIQNPGYRNNNLPTTTQSPLPVSVTETLKHVTPSVANFASSQSDSFNYVTAGPFSHNGNAQTYTSQKQNIRSNINSHSFGSVSQNIDSSTIAPMNYDPHFPRDGSPHSNSPKYTVENGIRYENKVFWKYPDGRVSDVPPSTYVEYSHPLAQQSTKTQEPYSIYENSSTENNILSQGPVQFPTISEQTGREPNPFVSAESLSASLPLQQVYRLGYQNLVSQRQNVNLAQQRQPNGNLAASYSFPPVSSTSLEKTKPSLTKPNFNHSSRNQQPLSRYMVNSPNPEYSTEPTTNGTTPVNSFFSSSTVHFSQTTPKYNPKIQNYLDTILAENRESQKQSFSNNDLNDYSNLQYSDLLNYNPSISEYIRNPSSILNVRPTFVQAGNSLIPVIILRVDGASPIQTKDTQNINLKALLQQYLLQYAKSIQQLAQPSTYNLGSESFPKHSTIGTNKSPVLDLIRLTQDDARSPTYSSSSYVGKSSYETSNLDGSNNRYVQGSSGRQKTKSVQILEDPRYTN is encoded by the exons ATGAAGATTCTCGTGATACAC ATTCCTATGGTTCTTCTCATAATTGGTTTCTGCTCGTCGAACGTCGCTGGGATGTCTCTAGCTTCCAAAGCGGATGATGATCCAGAATACGGGTCTACCATTAGCTCCCCTTTAGACGATATCGACGATGCCATTCCGAAGAAATCTGATTCAAAGGATGAAGAGGATCGGTCGGATGATCTACCGATTTTACCACCAATAATACTACTAGATTTCGGCAACGATACAGAGGATGAAAATATCACTTCCGAGGAGAAATCGAAGCGTACGGTGAACAGCGGTCTCGGTTACGGTCTCAACACGAACACCATTCAAATGAGAAGATACAACTACTACTTTCCAGCCGGAAAATCAGGGACCACGGTGAGCATCGAGGAATCGATTAGCCCTTTTCTACCAAAGACGATAATCGAAAGGGTACAGCCAAGCAATCAAAAAGGACATTTTGGCACGCAACAGAACTCTTTCGCCACATCATTCTCCGAGATTAATGGCCAGGGTCAAGCGAATATCcgatatttgaattttcatcgGCCCACGAAACCCGAGTCCGTGTTCGGATTACGAACGAAGCCGCAAAAAGCCGCAACAAGTTCTAGTTCCGAATCGTATAGAAACTTCTTTACAACATCGAAACCTCCAGTCAGCTCATTCGCAATTCAAAATCCGGGATACAGGAATAATAATTTGCCAACTACGACACAATCACCTTTGCCTGTTAGCGTCACGGAGACACTCAAACATGTAACTCCTAGTGTTGCGAACTTTGCGAGTTCACAGAGCGATTCGTTCAACTATGTTACCGCAGGTCCTTTCTCTCATAACGGGAACGCGCAAACTTACACAAGCCAGAAACAGAATATTCGATCCAATATCAATTCCCATAGCTTCGGTTCCGTTTCTCAAAATATCGACTCCTCTACGATCGCTCCAATGAACTACGATCCTCATTTTCCAAGAGATGGTTCGCCACACTCAAACAGTCCCAAGTACACCGTGGAAAATGGAATCCGCTATGAGAACAAAGTCTTTTGGAAATATCCGGACGGTAGGGTCTCCGACGTTCCGCCTTCTACTTACGTTGAATATTCGCATCCGTTGGCGCAGCAATCCACAAAAACCCAGGAGCCTTAttcgatttatgaaaatagctctacggaaaataatattttatcacagGGGCCGGTGCAATTTCCTACGATATCCGAGCAAACCGGACGAGAGCCAAATCCATTCGTTTCTGCGGAATCCTTGTCGGCGAGTTTGCCACTGCAACAAGTGTATCGACTCGGCTATCAGAATTTAGTGAGCCAGAGGCAAAATGTAAACCTGGCGCAACAGCGTCAACCCAACGGCAACCTAGCAGCCTCCTATTCTTTTCCCCCTGTTTCGTCAACTTCACTGGAAAAGACGAAGCCTAGCTTGACCAAACCCAATTTCAATCATAGTTCGCGTAATCAGCAACCTTTGTCAAGATACATGGTGAATAGCCCGAATCCGGAATATTCGACGGAACCGACTACTAACGGCACCACACCTGTCAACTCTTTCTTCAGTTCGTCTACCGTACATTTTTCTCAAACTACACCCAAGTACAATCCGAAAATACAAAACTATCTGGATACGATACTCGCAGAAAATAGGGAATCGCAGAAGCAAAGTTTCAGTAACAACGATTTAAACGATTATTCTAACCTACAGTACTCGGACTTACTGAACTATAATCCGTCCATTTCTGAATATATTAGAAATCCTTCGTCTATTTTGAACGTTCGACCGACTTTCGTGCAAGCTGGAAACTCTTTGATACCGGTCATTATACTCAGAGTCGATGGTGCCTCTCCTATTCAGACTAAAGACACGCAGAACATCAATCTGAAGGCTCTGCTTCAACAATACTTGCTTCAGTATGCTAAGAGCATTCAACAATTGGCACAGCCGTCAACGTACAATCTCGGTTCGGAATCCTTTCCCAAACATTCGACGATTGGGACTAATAAGAGCCCCGTTCTAGATCTGATTCGGTTGACGCAAGACGATGCACGATCACCGACTTACAGTTCAAGTTCGTACGTTGGGAAATCGAGTTACGAAACTAGCAATTTAGATGGTTCGAACAATCGTTACGTCCAAGGGTCAAGCGGTCGGCAGAAAACTAAAAGCGTTCAAATTTTAGAGGATCCAAGATATACCAATTAG